ttggtaaCATGTAATACGATGTTTAGACAGTGCGGCGCTCCCAGTATTAAACAATGTTTTCAAAACGCTCAACGAGTCTCATTTTTTTGTACCGTTTATGTTTCCTGACAAccagatttatatattttaaagacttttaatgaacatataaatataaggatttatgaaagaaataataaatattaggatttatgcttattttaaaaaaatatggaataAATTAATGggaaaatatctatatatataaaaatcaatgtttgtctgtctatctgtctgtctgtgtgtctgtcgactgtgtgtctgtctgtctgtctatctcgAATAGGGTCCTAAACCAAaaaactgattacgatggaaatttcaggatttgttgtatgcatgtccggaaagattactgtgaaaaaaagagaaaaaaaacctcttaataataatattcgtaattacgattttattgacgcgaaagtatgaagcgccagtgtgtatttaaggaaatgtttacgttggtaaccaacttgcgtgcacgcattgccaacgtacaaatacattacgtaccactcataccaacctgacattacgcaccactcataacaatcctacatatctatataaatcaatgtttgtctgtctgtcacgtatgcgttcctatactaaactataatttaatttgattattaagtattaatttgaaactgaaacattcacttatcgaaacgggaattgcatgggctattgtacgatggaactttcaggatttattttatgcatgtccgggaagcttaccgtgaaaaaaatcggccaaaaccgggaacggaaacgggaaaaacgggaatgactGGCATggtaacgcaataatttcaaatgttcttCAACGTTATTGCAACGcatccgacaaatgggaacgggaacgggaattgcatgcgttattgtagcattgcaacgcatgccgggttcagttagtagcttaataataataatggtcaCTTTAGAGACCGAACTGGGCaactgctttatatttttcacggaattataacaatttataaaatttaaattatgttttaaacAAGAAGAAGACGATTATTATTAGTACGAAATCaataaacatataaaacatatttgcaattaatattttctatgaacCGCGAGGACCAAAATTCTCCCTctggataattaaaaaaaaatagtgcatgtgTCAAGGATATATTTAGGTTGGAAGAAAATAACGTTGTTTAGTATATACCCGTTGtttagtatatttttagatattatttaaattatatatgtatactatgttatatatttaaatttaataaaaatttaaataattataaaatttaaattttattaaactatcaaaaatgaaataatccaTATcgttatcaatatatgtatattattatctattaataactatatcattattaatatatacatatatgattatccCTATGAGATCCCCTGATTAAGACTAAGCGTCAATTCGTCTGATGGAGAATGTGCTTAATTGCTTGTATTAAAATAAGAACAATTATTTACAAGTTAGGTAtagttgattatatgtatatatttaataatatacttacatatcatCAACTATTTACTATCTACTGTTGGATGTACTATTTATCTTCCTACTATTCTTGTGCAACtttcatacataagtacatacattaaattccACGCATTCCTTCTTCTATGTAGTAtgcactatgtatgtacatactatgtacatacatacctacttaGGAAGTATTcttatttgaaatcatattccgCTGAGTATATATAATTCGATCATTTCGTATGAAAAAATGTGGCCAACTACCACCTAGctaaaattgtaattatatgtaaatgtatcgtATTAAAGTGAACGCCGTACATATACCAGAGTGTGCATATTATTACATACGACACAATTTGCAAATGTGACGTTAATCGTTCACGTGCGATATTTACACCGAAAAGCTGTCGCGTTTCATAAGGGCTTAtgacacaaaaacacacacacacacattcagaATAATTGCACCACGCCCTTTTTGAAGTGAGTAACTTGCGACGCAAAGTGCATAGGAGCTTTCGAGTCGACTTGAATTATAGACTAGTAGGCAGTAGGTGTGACTGAATAATTCGTATGTTGCAcatgcaacatacatacattattgttAATATATGCATTCTAATTAAAATCTACGTTTAATGTAGGTATAcaggtatatgtgtgtatatgtttatttatttaacaatatgCTGTAATGATGTATTGAAAATCATGGTTATTTCATCTGAGAGTCAttaatcatataatatgtatgacgaTGGAAGACGCGCGCTCGtgcaattttcaattaaaatgcgATTACTCTTTTACGATCTGTGTCAGGCGTCGGTAATCTTTTTGCGTTTAAAAGTTTAAGGGTATCGATATTGTTTTTGATCTGATTCACTTACTTTCATACGAGTCGCATTCTAGTCACGGAAGATGTTGCATACGtagttgtatttatttatatgtgtgtaGTCGACTGTGTTTCCTTCAGAATAGAAAGTCAATACGAATTAATGCAATAATGGTAAACCGCGTTTTAGAAAACGATTCACCCGGTAAAATGATGAGTTTTGCAATACCTGGTGTAGCGAGTATGGTCGAACATTGTGTGTGCGATTTAGAATGCATTTGTGCGCGTTGAGATTTACGATTATGCATTTTCAAACGTAGACGTCATTCAATAACAACGCCATGGATTCTTATATGAAATGATCTATCGTGTTATTGCAAAATGTTTATAGAAAttgtatcataaaataaagtatatcAAGTTGGTAATGAATGGGGAAAATCTTTgggttcaatataaaatttactaaaattAGTTGAACATCAGATATTGTAGAAGATGTCACACATGTCACGTCGCCCAGATGTCGCCTCTTCCACATTTTGCGTCGTCCTCTTTGACTTGTCACCCAGTAGGACTTTCGtcgacttttttatttaaaatttatattttacagccATTACAGGTTGACCCAAAATGACACCTATGGTTTTAAGCTTGTATTATATTCGAATAGTGGTTACAAATAGTTGGAAGGTTGGTTGCCAAATTTGGTGAGGGAGCATttcaacaaagaaataagatagGTTGTCAATCtctaatagaaaacgatcaacttgCTGTGTGAGCAGCAGAAATGCACAAAAGcttagaataaattatttttaatccagATCAAATTAGTGCCCGAACCCGAGACCTCTCAATAGTTAGCATAACGctaccaccgagctatactggtTGTAAATATCAGGCCAGTCCATAAGTTCGTGCGCATTTTTAATTAGTGAAATGACTGACaggaaatatttaaatgaaaaatgacgTAAGACTGTTCCATGGGATGAATCCATCCTTTAACGATAATTGGACACAAGGCGcatctacctgttaggccttcctggtatatattatactagtggttttaaccGGATtggctcggtatttttaatataaagagcttaaacatggcaaaacaatctaatagtaaacattcatttgtttttttattaaatttatttatttgaaaaaaaataatactcaacgatgtcgatatcgccgtcatagaaacattgatttgttttcgatgtttccaacaaaccttacatacaaagtctctttcgaaattatatattagatattcatatgcacatatatgtatgtagctacaatatgtattaaataaaatatcacacatatacatacatacatatattaaatttccaaattaaacataatttatttatgaatattgcAGTGCCCCTGCATCTCTGAATGAGCCGCTACCGATTTGATAAATCATCCAATACATTTAGcaaataagaaatatatttaagtCGTCATTTTTGACGGGGCGATACACTATGAGTTACGCGGTTTAATTGCACGTTTAAATCACTCCGGTCTCATATCTAATATGCCCGAAGGCAAATAGCGCACaccacatactacatacatactgaaAAAGTCATATTCGCACGATTTGCGACCCAACAGTATTATAACCATGCTTCCAGTTTCCCAGTAATCTACTATGTAACGCGATCCACTTTTTTCATCTCGTTTTATGATATTTCAGACGTATCCGATCGAGTTTGGGCCGCTCGAGGCGTCTGAATCGATTAATCGATCGACTGGTGTCGGGCTTCTAATCGATGcattattaaaatgttgacCCAAGGAGAAAGTATAGATAAAACATCGTTTTCCTATTACAGAAATGAGTCCTTCGGTTTTGGTGTACGATGATGTCAACTCTACTACTGAGTGGTTGCAAGAAGAGGAGCAGTCGTTCAAGCAAGAAGGAACAGATTCGGCAGGCATTAAAGATGGTGGATCGTTTTTGGATAATAATTCGATTGAACCGGGAGGTGGTAGATCATCTTCGAATCCTTCACAACATACTACTATCGACGATAAAGGTTAATCATGAACGATTTCTAATCATTCAACATAAACTAAGAGTTAATTATTTAGATCATCGCTGCTTATACAAAAGGTTAGTATTAactcaagttttttttattttatagggcTATTTCACTTTGGATATGTCGACGGTGGAACAGATGATGACGATGTTGATGAGTTTGTTAAACTCCTCCCTCCATCCAGTTCTGAAAAATCCCACATTGAAGTCAAACTCAATACACCTACGACTCCATCTCCTCCCGTATTTCCAACAAACATATCACCATCGGTTCAGTATGGAAATGAGCACCAAGATGACGGTTCAAATGAGAAGAGGACACCGAAGAAGCCGATTCTTCAGCATCCCGTCACTGATATATACGACGATAAGTTCTTGACGCAGACCTTCGCCATATTTTACAATCGAGATGCTGCAGAATCCACCACTGGAGATTCTCACGAATCTTCCTCTGAGAAGGCGGAAGAAGCTGTCAAGCACGAAGAGGAACTAAATGCGCCTACGTTCACTTCTGGCCATCAAAATAGCTTCGGTTTATCGATTGAAGAAGCTGGGAAGATTAAGTCGACCACGCAAGCTGCAATCTACAATACCAAAGTATCACCAACTTTACCCACAGTTActggaaataataaaataaggagCACAACTGTTAGAAGCAGATGGAATACTACCGAAGACGgtgatgtataatttattagatAATGTCTACCTTgaaatttcttatattataatgcgaatgtttaaattttaggtATGTGTCATTCGACTCGTCTTTCTATGTGCCGTGGTGTCCTACCATATGATTTGACTACACTTCCTCTTGTGGCTGGAATCACTACCTTCCAAGAATTGGATGCAGCAGTTCCTTACTTCGACTACATTTTAAGATCAGGATGTAGTCCAAGATCTAGACAATTCATCTGCTCCTTACTAGAGCCTGAATGTAAACCAAAGGGTATGAAGATACTGCCTCCTTGCAGGAGGTCTTGCaaaggtaaatgatttttactaCGAATAAATTAAGTATGAATTCTGATTAGCTtgattatttatgtgtattataatttttagcGATTGCCGAGTCTTGCCAAGAAGTTATAGCCGGGACGTTGGAGCTTTCGCAAATTTTCAACTGCCAGCAATACCCAGAACATGAGTCTGAGTGTGTGACGCTGGCTAGAGGAGCTCACTGTTTGACTGGAGAGTTCCGATGTCCTTTGGATGGATCTTGTGTTCCTCTCCACTGGCGATGCGATAACATCAGTGATTGTCCCGGTGGTACTGATGAACTTCAGTGTGACGATTTGTCTTGTGCTCCTGCTGAATTCCGGTATGACACGAGTTGATTCTTAAtcatttttctttgttttagaGTGGGTATTCAATTGAAATTTGTTTAGATGTGGAGGACGCGGAAGTTGTATTCCCGAGGAATGGGTTTGCGATGGACATCAAGATTGTCCTGGAGCTGAAGACGAGGCATCATGTGGACCAGCGGGAGAAGGAGATGTCGTCAGTGCTGCTAGCTTTCATCCGAGACCAGCTCGTGTACCGAGACCTAAGCTTCGACCTCAACCACTTCCAGGCTCTTCAATATATACTGGTAATATGATTGCTTCTAATATCATCATCGTTAAACCGTccacatattatatgtgtagTTGATAATTATCTTTATATCTGATCTTGATTGCCAATCTATTACTTGATTTTCCAGTTACTTCTAAGTCCACCCCGGAATATGAGAGTAGTAAAGAATTATTGATGATGAGTGATTCCGTAATGCCAATGATTAAACCTATATCAACACTAACGTCACGTAAGAAGATAAGTACCGTCACTACAACTACGCCCAGAGTTTACCAAGTGACCAGTTCTTCTTCTTCGATCAGTGTATCTTCTCCTTGTCCAAAGTACGATCCGAGCTGTAAAAGAAACAAGGCTGGTTTGACAAGGACTTCAAACTGTCCTTCCGGAATGAACTGTTCTACAGATCAGAAAAAGAACGACAGTACCATAACTTCCTCTACTAGTACCACTACATCATCAACTGAAGCTAGCAGCACTACCCGTCAAAGTAGCTATGATGATGCTGGTTCTTCGGGCATTTCTCATTCATCACCATGCCCTGCCGGTGAACTAAGATGTGTAGATGGCAGATGCATCACATTCTCTCAATTGTGTGATCACCACACTGACTGTACTGACGGCGCTGATGAGGCTAATTGTTTTGCATAACTCTATTTGTAAATTAGATTATAATCTAAGAAACGAAAACACTgccaattttaatgttttgatatattttaacaaatcctattgtatatttgtatagagGTAAATACCGTGAAATTTCTtcgaaaaataatcatttttaataaaaatgttatactGAATAAGTTGCCAAACACGTAACTTtcatttaatgtaataatttatacaaagaAAATTGTTTATTTGGTAGAAACAATCAAATGTttattaactacatatatgacacaaaaatcattgaaaaataaataaaaagaaagataATTTATTGCATCGTTTGTAAGAAGTTTtctcattataaaataaatttagaatttccATATCATATCATAGATACGATTTTCTTTTATAAGTTGCTTATTACaccttaataatattaataataaaaagttaccGGTTAATTGTACTCATGCAATACAAactccattaatataaatattatgtatatttataagtaaacaagaaatactcaaatgaaatatattattctCTGTCTTTAGTACTTAATGTGAATTGTGATGTAAATTTAAGATTACGAACTATGTAAGTGTAATTGTTCGGGTGTGAAACGTGGAcatgtttacatatatatcaacGGGGTAA
The nucleotide sequence above comes from Arctopsyche grandis isolate Sample6627 chromosome 4, ASM5162203v2, whole genome shotgun sequence. Encoded proteins:
- the LOC143910599 gene encoding uncharacterized protein LOC143910599, with the translated sequence MMNKCKVAFTGSHPDSLCRVPVGSSPWGRSAAASRLRAPCRLMRWPLALAALCISLALLVYFLMPEMSPSVLVYDDVNSTTEWLQEEEQSFKQEGTDSAGIKDGGSFLDNNSIEPGGGRSSSNPSQHTTIDDKGLFHFGYVDGGTDDDDVDEFVKLLPPSSSEKSHIEVKLNTPTTPSPPVFPTNISPSVQYGNEHQDDGSNEKRTPKKPILQHPVTDIYDDKFLTQTFAIFYNRDAAESTTGDSHESSSEKAEEAVKHEEELNAPTFTSGHQNSFGLSIEEAGKIKSTTQAAIYNTKVSPTLPTVTGNNKIRSTTVRSRWNTTEDGMCHSTRLSMCRGVLPYDLTTLPLVAGITTFQELDAAVPYFDYILRSGCSPRSRQFICSLLEPECKPKGMKILPPCRRSCKAIAESCQEVIAGTLELSQIFNCQQYPEHESECVTLARGAHCLTGEFRCPLDGSCVPLHWRCDNISDCPGGTDELQCDDLSCAPAEFRCGGRGSCIPEEWVCDGHQDCPGAEDEASCGPAGEGDVVSAASFHPRPARVPRPKLRPQPLPGSSIYTVTSKSTPEYESSKELLMMSDSVMPMIKPISTLTSRKKISTVTTTTPRVYQVTSSSSSISVSSPCPKYDPSCKRNKAGLTRTSNCPSGMNCSTDQKKNDSTITSSTSTTTSSTEASSTTRQSSYDDAGSSGISHSSPCPAGELRCVDGRCITFSQLCDHHTDCTDGADEANCFA